DNA from Acidobacteriota bacterium:
AGACCGGACAACTACGAAATCACCTACATCATGCACAACCAGCAGCCGTGGGCCCATCGTTCCGACAAGCCCTGTCTGGTGACCTACAACCCCATCAGCCAGATCGACGAGGAGAAGGTCGTCAAGCGGTGGTGGTTCCAGCACGTCGTGCATGACGTGCGTCATGTCGCGTTGCTCGTGCCCCTGTTCCGGTTCATTCAGGGCAGGAAGGGCGCCTGGCACTGCGGCGCCCACACGCTGATCAACAGCCAGGAGACGTGCTTCGTCACTGGCCTTGCCGCGGCGAGACAGATCGGCGCGGACTATCCCTTCGACGACCGCGAGGCGCGGCGGTCGTTCAACCACTACGGCGGCGTCATGTACGGCTGGCGACTGCGGAAGGCGAAGGGCTGACGAGGGCGTCAGGCGGCTACTTCGCGAAGCTGTTCGACGATCCGGAACTTCAGCTTCGCGCGAGGCTTCATGTTCGGGATCGGATTGAATTGAAGCCGGTAGTCCTTGGGAACGAGTTCGAATCTGAAGTGGCGGGCGATCATCAGGACGTTGATCGCCAGTTGCAGTTCCGTCTGCCGAAAGCCGAGACACCTGTGGGTGCCCAGGCCGTAGGGCGCGTAACCGGGATTGCGGTGCTCCGCTCGATCCGGCAGGTAGCGGTCGATGTCGAAGGAGTGGGGATCCGGGAAGACCTCCTCCATGTAGTGCGGTGCTGTCGAAGCGATGAAGAGCCTTGAACCGACCGGGATCTCGTAGTCCTCGATCACGCAGGCGTTCATCACGTTCCGGATGGCCATGGGGACGACCGGGTACATCCGGAGGGTCTCCATGAGGAAACGGTGTGTGACGTCGATCGTGGAGGGGTTGATGGCCTGACCGTCCGGGTCGCCGTTCTCGAAGAGGGCGTCGGCTTCGGCACGGATCTGCTCCCGCAGTTCCGGCTGCGTCGTCATGGCGTAGAGCGCGAAGCTGATGGCGTCGCCCACGTAGACGCTGGCGACCAGCGCCGCGGAGAGCTGGAAGCGCAGCGTGGTTTCCGGCACGAACTGCGGGTCGCTCGCGTGGAGCCCGAGCCAGTCGTCCGCCAGATCGCGCGGCTGGTCGATCCGCTGGGCCGGAGTATGTGAGCTCTGGATGCGTTCCAGGAGCTTGTCGACGGTCCTGGCCTTGCGCTTCATGCCGGGCGTGTTCATCATCATCTTCGGCAGGGCCCGCATGATGTGAACGGCCAGGGCGCGCTCCTTGTAGGCGACCAGTTCCCCGATGAGGTCCTGCGAGTCCACTCCGATGGTGAGTGGAGAGAGTTGCGCGTTGACCAGGAGACGGCAGGACCGGGCCGGGATGGCGTCGCCCACCTTCCAGTCCGCGAGGTACGTTCGAAGATAGGCGTAGA
Protein-coding regions in this window:
- a CDS encoding cytochrome P450, whose translation is MILMLLNEENGYFHQVPGWHLHCAVAGAVLAELSLQSRIDTDPDALYLVDATETGDPALDPILGELAQASDQRTARYWIERLAPQAEDVIDLTLDRLVERKILQHHDGDFWTLPRTGWQADAHGQSEEGTATQFIRDRIADVIFNDEIPDPRDIIVLSIVNACDVLRFIFQIDEDVEERIELVCRMDLIGRSIAEAVAQNIAEPIRRHSALTKKMPGIPFRKLLRNQYARDGNLPALFAGLAEEFGPVFELRPPIGERMICLAGTEVNQWVNKRGRTHLRTKDYFNDFEKVYGASGVMPSLDGADHFRLRKAMSPGYSRGRLAGQLDRLYAYLRTYLADWKVGDAIPARSCRLLVNAQLSPLTIGVDSQDLIGELVAYKERALAVHIMRALPKMMMNTPGMKRKARTVDKLLERIQSSHTPAQRIDQPRDLADDWLGLHASDPQFVPETTLRFQLSAALVASVYVGDAISFALYAMTTQPELREQIRAEADALFENGDPDGQAINPSTIDVTHRFLMETLRMYPVVPMAIRNVMNACVIEDYEIPVGSRLFIASTAPHYMEEVFPDPHSFDIDRYLPDRAEHRNPGYAPYGLGTHRCLGFRQTELQLAINVLMIARHFRFELVPKDYRLQFNPIPNMKPRAKLKFRIVEQLREVAA